In the Bradyrhizobium guangzhouense genome, one interval contains:
- a CDS encoding glycosyltransferase family 4 protein produces the protein MRIAQVAPLTEAVPPKLYGGTERVVHWLTEELVALGHDVTLFASGDSQTSAKLDALWPRALRLDGSVRDPNALHMVLLERVRQKCDDEEFDFLHFHLDYYPWSLFYRQPTPFLTTLHGRLDLPEHQPVFNTFSKMPVISISNAQRRPVPQANWVTTIHHGLPEKLLTPKPAKQEYLAVLGRIAPEKGVDRAIKIAMHCGIPLKIAAKVDRADQDYYDELIKPMIEGNPLVDYIGEISDHEKSDFLSGALGLLLPIDWPEPFGLVMIEAMACGTPVVAFNRGSVPEIIDEGLTGFVVEDVLSAAGVVNRLAQLDRAAIRKQFEKRFTARRMALDYLAAYRSLTEEQAPRIKLVSSAE, from the coding sequence ATGCGCATCGCGCAGGTAGCTCCGTTGACGGAGGCTGTTCCACCCAAGCTGTATGGCGGCACCGAGCGGGTGGTGCATTGGTTGACGGAAGAGTTGGTGGCCCTTGGACACGACGTCACCCTGTTCGCCAGCGGCGACTCGCAGACATCGGCGAAGCTCGATGCATTATGGCCGCGAGCGCTGCGCCTCGACGGTTCGGTGCGCGATCCCAACGCGCTGCACATGGTGCTATTGGAGCGCGTGCGGCAGAAATGTGATGACGAGGAGTTCGACTTCCTCCACTTCCATCTCGACTATTATCCGTGGTCGTTGTTCTACCGGCAGCCGACGCCGTTCCTGACCACGCTGCATGGCCGGCTCGATCTGCCGGAGCATCAGCCGGTGTTCAACACCTTCTCCAAGATGCCCGTCATCTCGATCTCGAACGCGCAGCGACGACCGGTGCCGCAGGCGAATTGGGTGACCACCATTCACCACGGCCTGCCGGAAAAGTTGCTGACGCCGAAGCCGGCGAAGCAGGAATATCTCGCCGTGCTCGGCCGCATCGCGCCGGAGAAGGGCGTCGATCGCGCCATCAAGATCGCGATGCATTGCGGCATCCCGCTGAAGATCGCGGCCAAGGTCGATCGCGCCGACCAGGACTATTATGACGAGCTGATCAAGCCGATGATCGAAGGCAATCCCCTGGTGGACTACATCGGCGAGATCAGCGATCACGAGAAGTCGGACTTCTTGAGCGGCGCGCTCGGCCTGTTGCTGCCGATCGACTGGCCGGAGCCGTTCGGCCTCGTGATGATCGAAGCCATGGCCTGCGGTACGCCGGTGGTTGCCTTCAACCGTGGCTCGGTGCCTGAAATCATCGATGAGGGCCTCACCGGCTTCGTCGTCGAGGACGTCCTCAGCGCCGCCGGCGTCGTGAACCGCCTCGCGCAACTCGACCGCGCCGCCATCCGCAAGCAGTTCGAAAAGCGCTTCACCGCGCGGCGGATGGCTCTCGACTATCTCGCCGCCTACCGCAGCCTGACCGAAGAACAGGCGCCACGCATCAAGCTGGTGAGCAGCGCGGAGTAA
- a CDS encoding alkyl/aryl-sulfatase, whose amino-acid sequence MTSTEAANTPKDATPSVIAQHQAMLNALPFSDTRDFDDAARGFLGTIEHAKIANPQGRTVWSLEPYGFLSSEEAPPTVNPSLWRQSRLNMRHGLFEVVPGVYQVRGLDIANMTLIEGDSGVIVVDTLTSIEGARAALDLYFRHRGLKPVAAVIFTHTHTDHWGGARGVLEEDALATGRVPIIAPDLFMEHAVSENIIAGPAMLRRAQYQFGPFLAKGVRGQVDCGLGKTMAAGAVALLRPTDLIMATGDRRVIDGVEFEFQMAPNSEAPAEMHFFLPRYKLLNLAENCTHNFHNLLPFRGADVRDALAWSKYLGEALQLWGGKAEAMCGQHHWPVWGGERIDSMIREQRDLYKFAHDQTIRLMNHGLTAAEIAETIRLPKSLEGAWHGRGYYGHIRHNVKAIYQKYLGWYDANPVNLDPLPPAASGKKYVEYMGGADAILARARTDFDKGEFRFVAQALGHLVFAEPDNQAARTLLADTLEQLGYAAESSTWRNAYLFGAQELRQGMPKTPPRPPMPRETLAALRTEQLWDVLGIRLNGPKAEGKRIVLNWSFSDTGERFVLNLENCALTYAEGVQAGNADASFTLARATLDEVIAKLTSFPEAVAAGKVKLSGNPMKLAELMGLMDEFPRMFEIVEPKRAVVG is encoded by the coding sequence ATGACCAGTACCGAAGCAGCCAACACGCCGAAGGACGCAACGCCGTCGGTCATCGCGCAACATCAGGCGATGTTGAATGCGCTGCCGTTTTCCGACACGCGGGATTTCGACGACGCGGCGCGCGGCTTCCTCGGCACGATCGAGCACGCGAAGATCGCAAATCCGCAAGGGCGGACGGTCTGGAGCTTGGAGCCCTACGGTTTCCTGTCCAGCGAAGAGGCCCCACCGACGGTCAATCCCAGCCTGTGGCGGCAGTCGCGGCTGAACATGCGGCACGGCCTGTTCGAGGTCGTGCCAGGCGTCTACCAGGTCCGCGGCCTCGACATCGCCAACATGACGCTGATCGAGGGCGACAGCGGTGTCATCGTGGTGGACACGCTGACCTCGATCGAGGGGGCGCGCGCCGCGCTCGATCTTTACTTCAGGCATCGCGGCCTGAAGCCGGTCGCGGCCGTCATCTTCACCCACACCCACACCGATCATTGGGGTGGCGCGCGCGGCGTGCTGGAGGAGGATGCGCTTGCCACCGGCCGGGTGCCGATCATCGCGCCTGATCTGTTCATGGAGCATGCGGTCTCCGAGAACATCATCGCGGGGCCGGCGATGCTGCGCCGGGCGCAATATCAGTTCGGGCCATTCCTCGCCAAGGGCGTGCGCGGCCAGGTCGATTGCGGGCTCGGCAAGACCATGGCGGCCGGCGCGGTCGCGCTGCTGCGTCCGACCGATCTGATCATGGCGACCGGCGACAGGCGTGTCATCGACGGTGTCGAATTCGAATTCCAGATGGCGCCGAACAGCGAGGCGCCGGCGGAAATGCATTTCTTCCTGCCGCGTTACAAGCTTCTGAACCTGGCCGAGAACTGCACGCACAATTTCCACAATCTGCTGCCGTTCCGCGGTGCCGACGTGCGCGACGCGCTGGCCTGGTCGAAATATCTGGGCGAGGCGCTGCAGCTGTGGGGCGGCAAGGCGGAGGCGATGTGCGGCCAGCACCACTGGCCGGTGTGGGGAGGGGAGCGCATCGACAGCATGATCCGAGAGCAGCGCGACCTCTACAAGTTCGCGCATGACCAGACCATCCGCCTGATGAATCACGGCCTCACCGCGGCCGAGATCGCCGAGACGATCCGGCTGCCGAAGAGCCTGGAAGGCGCCTGGCACGGCCGCGGTTACTACGGTCACATCAGGCACAATGTGAAGGCGATCTACCAGAAGTATCTCGGCTGGTACGACGCCAACCCCGTCAATCTCGATCCGCTGCCGCCGGCGGCGTCAGGCAAGAAGTACGTCGAGTACATGGGCGGCGCCGACGCGATCCTGGCGCGGGCACGTACGGATTTTGACAAGGGTGAATTCCGCTTCGTGGCGCAGGCGCTCGGGCATCTCGTCTTCGCCGAGCCCGACAATCAAGCGGCGCGGACGCTGCTGGCCGACACGCTGGAGCAGCTCGGCTATGCCGCCGAGAGCTCGACCTGGCGCAACGCCTATCTGTTTGGCGCGCAGGAGCTGCGGCAAGGCATGCCGAAGACGCCGCCCCGTCCGCCAATGCCGCGCGAGACCCTGGCCGCGCTGCGAACGGAGCAGCTCTGGGACGTGCTCGGCATCCGTCTCAACGGGCCCAAGGCGGAAGGCAAGCGCATCGTGCTCAACTGGAGCTTTTCGGATACCGGCGAGAGGTTCGTGCTCAATCTGGAGAATTGCGCGCTGACCTATGCCGAAGGCGTGCAGGCCGGCAATGCCGACGCCAGCTTCACGCTGGCACGGGCCACGCTGGATGAGGTGATCGCGAAGCTGACCAGCTTTCCGGAAGCGGTTGCGGCGGGGAAGGTCAAGCTATCGGGCAATCCGATGAAGCTTGCCGAACTGATGGGATTGATGGACGAGTTTCCGCGGATGTTCGAGATCGTGGAGCCGAAGCGGGCGGTGGTGGGGTAG
- a CDS encoding GGDEF domain-containing protein — protein MFFNRMESGRASISDAVYMEVITGLHGTSVPNILAAACLAMVGAITIYETGDMVTAGLTVTGVLVAIVRLVEVFAFRRRLARAPQLGRAEAARWERRYVAGTIVTALILGVFAARSIVLGDALCCVMAVGIGFGFGAGVVARLALRPVAALLDLIAIAAPAAIVTLMQPDLRHVGLGLLILMYVAASFEMVRLSFNASINQITLKRQFEQMSRIDPMTGLANRSVLATDLPAMLAAATIAVHTLDLDRFKEANDRFGHPVGDALLKQVALRLKAIAATHDLVVRMGGDEFVLVQRAGHDAEAVAQRIVQTIGAPYDIDGQTVEIGVSVGIAVAPDDGRTADALLSRSDKALYRAKQNRGGYVLARELRIMDKTASARLVSDGLAA, from the coding sequence ATGTTCTTCAATAGAATGGAATCCGGACGGGCGTCGATTTCCGACGCTGTCTATATGGAAGTCATCACGGGCCTTCACGGCACGTCGGTGCCCAACATTCTCGCGGCTGCCTGCCTGGCGATGGTCGGTGCCATCACGATCTACGAGACCGGCGATATGGTGACGGCTGGCCTGACCGTCACCGGCGTGCTGGTCGCCATCGTCCGCCTGGTCGAGGTTTTTGCATTCCGTCGCCGTCTTGCGCGCGCGCCGCAACTCGGAAGGGCCGAGGCCGCACGCTGGGAACGGCGCTATGTGGCCGGTACCATCGTGACCGCGCTCATCCTCGGCGTTTTTGCCGCGCGCAGCATCGTACTGGGTGATGCACTCTGCTGCGTGATGGCGGTCGGGATCGGCTTCGGCTTCGGCGCCGGCGTGGTGGCGCGGCTGGCGCTGCGCCCCGTCGCGGCGCTGCTCGACCTGATCGCGATCGCTGCCCCCGCCGCGATCGTGACCCTGATGCAGCCCGATCTGCGCCATGTCGGGCTCGGTCTGCTCATCCTGATGTATGTCGCCGCGAGCTTCGAGATGGTGCGGCTGAGCTTCAACGCCTCGATCAACCAGATCACGCTGAAGCGTCAGTTCGAGCAGATGTCACGCATCGACCCGATGACGGGCCTTGCCAATCGTTCGGTGCTGGCGACCGACTTGCCTGCCATGCTCGCGGCCGCGACGATTGCGGTCCATACGCTCGATCTCGACCGCTTCAAGGAAGCGAATGATCGGTTCGGTCATCCCGTTGGCGACGCGCTGCTGAAGCAGGTGGCCCTGCGGCTCAAGGCGATCGCGGCAACCCACGACCTCGTGGTGCGGATGGGTGGTGACGAGTTCGTGCTCGTCCAACGCGCGGGGCACGATGCGGAAGCGGTGGCCCAGCGCATCGTGCAGACGATCGGCGCGCCCTATGACATCGACGGACAGACGGTCGAGATCGGCGTGAGCGTCGGCATTGCCGTCGCGCCGGACGATGGCCGGACCGCGGACGCATTGCTGTCGCGCTCCGACAAGGCGCTCTACCGGGCCAAGCAGAATCGCGGCGGCTACGTGCTGGCGCGTGAATTGCGGATCATGGACAAGACGGCATCGGCCCGGCTCGTGTCCGATGGACTGGCCGCGTAA
- a CDS encoding TRAP transporter large permease has product MRAATVFALLIALMLTGIPVSIALGLTVMTFLFTLTAVPIEAVSMKLFTGIEGFEIMAIPFFILAGNFLTHGGVARRMINFATSLIGHWHGGLGLAGIVACAMFALVCGSSVATVAAIGAIVLPEMVRHGYPMRFGAGIITVAGSLGILMLPSIPKIVYAVSTNTSIGALFVAGLLPGILLTTMLCIVTWWLARSRDYPRMTKATWGETVHAFRESVWGLMLVVIIIGGIYSGLFTATEAAAMAAVYSFIIAVFVYKAIKMSDVPRVLLRAANTSAMLLYIVTNAVLFSFVLSNENLPATLADWIAAQNLGWVGFLLVVNVLLLLAGNFMEPNSIILIMAPILAPAAKKLGIDLVHFGIVMDVNMEVGLCHPPVGLNLYVASMIARMRITDLAGAVMPWLLTMLGFLVIVTYWPDLTLWLPRVLGMH; this is encoded by the coding sequence ATGCGCGCCGCGACCGTGTTCGCGCTGCTGATCGCGCTGATGCTGACGGGCATTCCGGTCTCGATCGCGCTGGGCCTCACCGTGATGACGTTCCTGTTCACGTTGACCGCGGTGCCGATCGAAGCCGTCTCGATGAAGCTGTTCACCGGCATCGAGGGCTTCGAGATCATGGCGATCCCGTTCTTCATCCTCGCCGGCAACTTCCTCACCCACGGCGGCGTCGCACGCCGCATGATCAATTTCGCGACCTCGCTGATCGGGCATTGGCACGGTGGCCTGGGCCTCGCCGGCATCGTCGCCTGCGCGATGTTCGCGCTGGTGTGCGGCTCGAGCGTCGCGACGGTCGCGGCGATCGGTGCCATCGTGCTGCCGGAAATGGTCCGCCACGGCTATCCCATGCGTTTCGGCGCCGGCATCATCACGGTCGCGGGCTCGCTCGGCATCCTGATGCTGCCGTCGATCCCGAAGATCGTCTACGCGGTCTCGACCAACACCTCGATCGGCGCGTTGTTCGTCGCGGGCCTGCTGCCGGGCATCCTGCTGACGACCATGCTCTGCATCGTCACCTGGTGGCTGGCGCGCAGCCGCGACTATCCGCGGATGACGAAAGCGACCTGGGGCGAGACCGTCCACGCCTTCCGCGAGAGCGTCTGGGGCTTGATGCTGGTCGTCATCATCATCGGCGGCATCTACAGCGGCCTGTTCACCGCGACCGAAGCCGCCGCGATGGCCGCGGTCTATTCCTTCATCATCGCGGTGTTCGTCTACAAGGCGATCAAGATGTCGGACGTGCCGCGGGTGCTGCTGCGCGCTGCCAACACCAGCGCGATGCTGCTCTACATCGTCACCAACGCGGTGCTGTTCTCCTTCGTGCTCTCCAACGAGAACCTGCCGGCAACGCTGGCCGACTGGATCGCGGCGCAGAATCTCGGCTGGGTCGGCTTCCTGCTTGTCGTCAACGTGCTGCTGCTGCTCGCCGGCAACTTCATGGAGCCGAACTCGATCATCCTGATCATGGCCCCGATCCTGGCGCCGGCCGCCAAGAAGCTCGGCATCGACCTCGTCCATTTCGGCATCGTAATGGACGTCAACATGGAGGTCGGCCTCTGCCATCCGCCTGTCGGATTGAACCTTTATGTGGCGTCCATGATAGCCCGAATGCGCATCACCGACCTCGCGGGCGCGGTGATGCCCTGGCTGCTGACCATGCTCGGCTTCCTCGTCATCGTGACCTATTGGCCCGATCTGACGCTGTGGCTGCCGCGCGTGCTGGGGATGCATTAG
- a CDS encoding DctP family TRAP transporter solute-binding subunit has translation MRKLFFAAAAAALALAPVVAEAQSPIIIKFSHVVANDTPKGKGALKFKELAEKYTDGKVKVEVYPNSSLYKDKEEIEALQLGSVQMLAPSTAKFAPLGVKEFEALDLPWLFKDDDSYAAAMKGPLGKYLFDKLQAKGIKGLAYWDNGFHMVSANKPLIKPADFQGLKFRISGSKIADQYFRNVGSIPQIMAFSEVYQALQTGVVDGCENTPSNYLTQKFYEVQKDITVSNHAHLQYAVIVNSKFWDGLPADIRGQLEKAMSEATDYTNSIARKENEDALAEIKKSGKTTLHSLTDADRKAWQEAMRPTYTWAKGRVGQEVLDLVAKELDVKMN, from the coding sequence ATGCGCAAACTGTTCTTTGCGGCCGCCGCGGCCGCGCTCGCTTTGGCTCCTGTGGTCGCCGAAGCTCAGAGCCCTATCATCATCAAGTTCAGCCACGTCGTCGCCAACGATACGCCGAAGGGCAAGGGGGCGCTGAAGTTCAAGGAGCTTGCCGAGAAGTACACCGACGGCAAGGTCAAGGTCGAAGTCTATCCGAACTCCTCGCTTTACAAGGACAAGGAGGAGATCGAGGCGCTCCAGCTCGGCTCGGTGCAGATGCTGGCGCCTTCGACCGCGAAATTCGCCCCGCTGGGCGTCAAGGAATTCGAGGCGCTCGATCTGCCCTGGCTGTTCAAGGACGACGATAGCTATGCCGCCGCCATGAAGGGCCCGCTCGGCAAGTATCTGTTCGACAAGCTCCAGGCCAAGGGCATCAAAGGGCTCGCCTATTGGGATAACGGCTTCCACATGGTCTCGGCCAACAAGCCGCTGATCAAGCCGGCGGATTTCCAGGGACTCAAGTTCCGCATTTCCGGGTCGAAGATCGCCGACCAGTACTTCCGCAACGTCGGCTCGATCCCGCAGATCATGGCATTCTCGGAAGTCTATCAGGCGCTGCAGACCGGCGTGGTCGACGGCTGCGAGAACACCCCGTCCAACTACCTCACGCAGAAATTCTACGAGGTGCAGAAGGACATCACCGTTTCGAACCACGCCCATCTGCAATACGCCGTAATCGTGAACAGCAAGTTCTGGGACGGTCTGCCGGCCGACATTCGCGGTCAGCTGGAAAAAGCGATGTCCGAGGCGACCGACTACACCAACTCGATCGCGCGCAAGGAGAACGAGGATGCGCTCGCCGAGATCAAGAAATCGGGCAAGACCACGCTCCATTCACTGACCGACGCCGATCGCAAGGCCTGGCAGGAGGCGATGCGGCCGACTTATACCTGGGCCAAGGGCCGGGTTGGGCAGGAGGTGCTCGACCTCGTCGCCAAAGAACTCGACGTCAAGATGAACTGA
- a CDS encoding methyltransferase domain-containing protein produces MVWDPQQYLKFSGHRLRPAVDLLMRIPDVGPRTVADLGAGAGNVTRLIKERWPSAAVTGVEGSAEMVAAGRKAAPDVEWSHEDLGHWRPAKQYDVVYSNAALHWLPNHAALFPSVMEKVAPGGMLAVQMPRNFLAPSHVLIGETALNGPWRSKVEHLVTPPPVEGPAFYHDLLAPLAQNIDIWETEYLQVLEGDNPVKEWTKGTWLTRYLDVLQGDEKAAFEAAYGMRVAKAYPKNAAGQTLFPFRRLFIVAQRKG; encoded by the coding sequence ATGGTATGGGATCCGCAGCAATATCTGAAATTCTCCGGCCACCGGCTCCGGCCCGCGGTCGACCTGTTGATGCGCATTCCCGATGTCGGCCCGCGGACGGTCGCCGATCTCGGCGCGGGTGCCGGCAATGTCACCAGGCTGATCAAGGAACGTTGGCCGTCCGCCGCCGTCACGGGCGTCGAGGGCTCGGCCGAGATGGTCGCTGCGGGGCGCAAGGCCGCGCCTGACGTGGAATGGTCCCATGAAGACCTCGGCCATTGGCGTCCCGCGAAGCAATATGACGTGGTCTATTCCAATGCCGCACTGCACTGGCTGCCCAATCATGCGGCACTGTTCCCCTCGGTCATGGAGAAGGTCGCGCCGGGCGGCATGCTCGCGGTGCAGATGCCACGCAACTTCCTGGCGCCGTCGCACGTCCTGATCGGCGAGACCGCCCTGAACGGGCCCTGGCGGTCCAAGGTCGAGCATCTCGTGACGCCGCCGCCGGTCGAGGGGCCGGCCTTCTATCACGATCTTCTTGCCCCGCTCGCGCAGAACATCGACATCTGGGAGACCGAATATCTCCAGGTCCTCGAGGGCGACAATCCCGTGAAGGAATGGACCAAGGGCACCTGGCTGACCCGGTATCTCGACGTATTGCAGGGCGATGAGAAGGCCGCGTTCGAGGCGGCCTATGGGATGCGGGTCGCGAAAGCCTATCCGAAGAACGCCGCGGGACAGACGCTATTCCCGTTCCGGCGGCTGTTCATCGTTGCCCAGCGCAAAGGTTAA
- a CDS encoding SDR family NAD(P)-dependent oxidoreductase: protein MDLGLKSKTAVVTGASIGIGRAIAKGLAAEGVRVVGVARRTDLLAELVKDVGGGLITPFEQDVMAKDAAERISAFALKELGHVDILINNAGGSRPLPVDAPDSKWDEAIALNFTSYRRIAHALLPQMIERKWGRIVNITGKSEPEGLNAAFAAKAAVHAWAKGLSREIGEHGITINCIPPGRIMSEQIRRNYPPEYRERFAEEEIPVGYWGEPEDLAALAVFLSSPVARYITGTVIPVDGGLRRYQF from the coding sequence ATGGACCTCGGGCTGAAATCGAAAACCGCAGTCGTCACGGGAGCGAGCATCGGCATCGGCCGCGCCATCGCCAAGGGCCTGGCTGCCGAAGGCGTGCGCGTCGTCGGCGTGGCGCGGCGGACCGACCTGCTCGCCGAGCTGGTGAAGGACGTCGGCGGCGGGCTGATCACGCCGTTCGAACAGGACGTGATGGCCAAGGACGCGGCGGAGAGGATTTCCGCCTTCGCGCTGAAAGAGCTCGGCCATGTCGACATCCTCATCAACAATGCCGGGGGCAGCCGCCCCCTGCCGGTCGACGCGCCCGACAGCAAATGGGACGAAGCGATCGCGCTCAACTTCACCAGCTACCGCCGCATTGCCCATGCGCTGCTGCCGCAGATGATCGAACGCAAATGGGGCCGCATCGTCAACATCACCGGCAAGTCCGAACCGGAAGGGCTCAATGCGGCGTTCGCCGCCAAAGCCGCCGTTCACGCCTGGGCCAAGGGCCTGTCGCGCGAGATCGGCGAGCACGGCATCACCATCAACTGCATCCCGCCCGGCCGCATCATGAGCGAGCAGATCCGCCGCAACTATCCGCCTGAGTATCGCGAGCGCTTTGCCGAGGAAGAGATTCCGGTCGGCTATTGGGGCGAGCCGGAAGACCTCGCCGCGCTCGCGGTGTTCCTGTCCTCGCCCGTGGCGCGCTACATCACCGGCACGGTGATCCCGGTGGATGGGGGATTGAGAAGGTATCAGTTCTGA